The region CCCGGAACAAGTTTATCATCGTCCCCATCAAACGTTGCATAGTTCGCTTCATCCTCCATGTCCTCCCGAACTACATCCGACACCATTACGGCACCTGTCTCTACGGATAATAGTTGAAACTTTAGCGAAACAACCGCTGAGTTTTTGATATTGTAGGTATAGTAAATTACTTTTTTATACGACACAATCTTCTCATCCACACCTGTGGTTTTATTCTTTACTGTTTTTACCTCCTTTAGGTATCCACGCTTCTCGGCCTTTTGCAACTTCCCCGCTGATTGATCGAACTCAACAATAGAGGCAGACAGGATTGCTTTTGCTCCTAATATTTTACCAATTTGCATGTCAGATCCCACAGTAACATTCCTGCGTTGTTCATCAATAATCTGCTGTGTATTTTCCGTGTCAACCACTTTAATGAATGGATTATTAAGGGCATTGAGATTCGATATTACCGATCCTTGAAGCTTTGTCGCCAATTCCTTTTTCCCAACAGAATACTTAAATTCATCAACCTTAATGGTAATAAGTGCATTCTGTAATGATTCCTCCTTTAATTCCTTAGAATCTTTATAGCTATTATGCTCCTTGATAATTTTATCGAAATTTGCATAAGCTTTTCGGTTTAAGCCACCAGCCATATACTCTTTTCCCTGCCTGTATAGCGGCTCACATTTAGACACCTTTAACATTTCCTGAACGTTCCCATATTCGGGCTCAATAATTTGAATCTCTTTAAGTAAACTCTCGGCCTGTGAAAATTTCTCAGCCTCCATTAACTGTTGACTTTCAGCATAAACCTTTTCGAGATATTTGGGCTTTGCATCCTTAAAGTAATCCGTAGCCATATCCGAGATTGTTAATTCAGCACCAAACGAAGCGGCCTTTTTTTGGAAATCAAGAACATCCAAATACCCATAAACAGTCTCTTTTAGCTGATCGCTCTCGTACGCCTTAAATATTTTGTAGCATCTATCATCAATAACCTTTTGGCCTGTTCGCTTTAAACCAACTATTGCATCAATATTATCGCGCTTGGCACTTAACGATCGCATATACGATTCTGCTGCAAGCTCCCACATCCCGGCTTGCTCATATTTATCGCCCCGCTTTGCATATTTTTTTGATGCACACCCGCTACTTAAAAATATTGCTGCAACCAATACGGTTAATAGTATATTTCTTTTCATATAAGAATATTTTAAGGTTTTAAGGTTTCAAGTTTTTAACGCCAATACAGATCATTAAATATGCAAACTTTAACGATGGTCTGCAAAAAGTTTAGCATTTTTTTAACCAGAAGTTCATGCACAAGTTACTCCTGTAATCAATTTTTAAGCCAATTATTCCTATTTTTGAGACGATTATAGAAATACAAAAGTATGAAACTCGAAGGAATAAACTTTAACTACTTTGCTGATAAATTGAGGTGTGAGGTTGCTAAAGGTCTGCCTGGTTTCAGCGCTCAAAAATCCATGTCTCCTTCTATTCGTGAAGATTTACTCGGTAATAATAAACCCAATAGTACTACCCGTCAAAGTGCTGTATTAGTACCACTCTTCCCCTGTGAAAACAAAATACATTTACTATTCATAAAACGACCACAATACGAAGGAGTTCATAGCGGTCAGGTTGGTTTTCCTGGGGGAAAGGTAGAAGAAATAGACAGTTCAATTGAACAAACCGCCCTTAGAGAAACCTACGAAGAAGTTGGAATATGTCCTAACGAAATTAATATTT is a window of Tenuifilaceae bacterium CYCD DNA encoding:
- a CDS encoding coenzyme A pyrophosphatase, which encodes MKLEGINFNYFADKLRCEVAKGLPGFSAQKSMSPSIREDLLGNNKPNSTTRQSAVLVPLFPCENKIHLLFIKRPQYEGVHSGQVGFPGGKVEEIDSSIEQTALRETYEEVGICPNEINILGTLTPLYIPISNTIVTPVVGAIDKITCLHPNLQEVDYIFSVPLADLLNPQNKSVKVISSHGRPITAPYYNVSNEMIWGATAMMLAEFLEITKPIATVLYAKKAQ